A section of the Thermodesulfobacteriota bacterium genome encodes:
- the dnaK gene encoding molecular chaperone DnaK, protein MGKIIGIDLGTTNSVVAIVEGGDPVVITNPEGGRTTPSMTALTPEGERLVGQAAKRQAVTNPENTVFAIKRLIGRKFTDPEVKKDMGMVSYKIVEGTNGDAWVEIRGKKYSPAEVSAWILQKMKQTAEEYLGQEVKDAVITVPAYFNDSQRQATKDAGRIAGLEVKRIINEPTASALAYGLDKKGERKIAVYDLGGGTFDISILEIGEGVFEVKSTNGNTFLGGEDFDKRVIDYLADEFKKEQGIDLRGDKMALQRLKEGAEKAKMELSTTMETTVNLPFITADQTGPKHLNIRITRAKLEQLVGDLVDKTEGPCRQALKDSGLSASQIDDVILVGGMTRMPKVQEKVEQIFGKKPHKGVNPDEAVAVGAAIQAAVLSGEVKDVLLLDVTPLSLGIETLGGVFTRIIDRNTTVPCRKSQIFSTAEDNQTAVSIHVLQGERDMARDNKTIGRFELVGIPLAPRGMPQIEVTFDIDANGILHVSAKDMATGKEQSIEIKASSGLSEDEIKRMVRDAEAHAEEDHRKRELVEERNKLDGLIYSTEKSLKEFGDKIDAANRTRIESALADAKPALESDDVARIRQVFEALTQASHKLAEEMYKKAGAGGGQAGPGEGPSGPSGGDEGVVDADFEEVK, encoded by the coding sequence ATGGGCAAGATCATCGGCATCGATCTGGGCACCACCAACAGCGTGGTGGCCATCGTGGAGGGGGGAGACCCCGTGGTCATCACCAACCCCGAGGGGGGCCGCACGACCCCGAGCATGACGGCGCTGACGCCGGAGGGCGAGCGGTTGGTGGGCCAGGCGGCCAAGCGCCAGGCGGTCACCAATCCCGAGAACACGGTGTTCGCGATCAAGCGGCTCATCGGCCGCAAGTTCACCGATCCCGAGGTGAAGAAGGACATGGGGATGGTGTCCTACAAGATCGTGGAGGGCACCAACGGGGACGCCTGGGTGGAGATTCGGGGCAAGAAGTACAGCCCAGCCGAGGTCTCGGCGTGGATCCTCCAGAAGATGAAGCAGACCGCCGAGGAGTACCTGGGCCAGGAGGTAAAGGACGCGGTCATCACGGTGCCCGCCTACTTCAACGACAGCCAGCGGCAGGCCACCAAGGACGCCGGGCGCATCGCGGGCCTGGAGGTCAAGCGCATCATCAACGAGCCCACTGCTTCGGCCCTGGCGTACGGGCTGGACAAGAAGGGGGAGCGCAAGATCGCCGTATATGACCTGGGGGGCGGCACCTTCGACATCTCGATCCTGGAGATCGGGGAGGGGGTCTTCGAGGTCAAGAGCACCAACGGCAATACCTTCCTGGGCGGCGAGGACTTCGACAAGCGGGTCATCGACTACCTGGCCGACGAGTTCAAGAAGGAGCAGGGCATCGACCTGCGGGGCGACAAGATGGCCCTGCAGCGCCTCAAGGAAGGGGCGGAGAAGGCCAAGATGGAGCTCTCCACCACCATGGAGACCACCGTCAACCTGCCCTTCATCACCGCGGACCAGACCGGGCCCAAGCACCTCAACATCCGCATCACCCGGGCCAAGCTCGAGCAGCTGGTGGGCGACCTGGTGGACAAGACCGAGGGCCCCTGCCGGCAGGCCCTGAAGGACTCGGGGCTCTCCGCCTCCCAGATCGACGACGTCATTCTGGTGGGGGGCATGACCCGCATGCCCAAGGTGCAGGAGAAGGTCGAGCAGATCTTCGGCAAGAAGCCCCACAAGGGCGTCAACCCCGACGAGGCCGTGGCGGTGGGGGCGGCCATCCAGGCCGCGGTGCTCTCGGGCGAGGTCAAGGACGTCCTCCTCCTCGACGTGACGCCCCTGTCGCTGGGGATCGAGACCCTGGGCGGGGTGTTCACCCGCATCATCGACCGCAACACCACGGTGCCCTGCCGCAAGAGCCAGATCTTCTCGACCGCCGAAGACAACCAGACCGCCGTCTCGATCCACGTGCTCCAGGGCGAGCGCGACATGGCCCGCGACAACAAGACCATCGGGCGGTTCGAGTTGGTGGGCATCCCCCTGGCTCCCCGGGGCATGCCCCAGATCGAGGTGACCTTCGACATCGACGCCAACGGCATCCTCCACGTCTCGGCCAAGGACATGGCCACGGGCAAGGAGCAGTCCATCGAGATCAAGGCCTCCTCCGGCCTGAGCGAAGACGAGATCAAGCGCATGGTGCGCGACGCCGAGGCCCACGCCGAGGAGGACCACCGCAAGCGCGAGCTCGTGGAGGAGAGAAACAAGCTCGACGGCCTGATCTACTCCACCGAGAAGAGCCTGAAGGAGTTCGGCGACAAGATCGACGCGGCCAACCGCACTCGGATCGAGTCCGCCCTGGCCGACGCCAAGCCCGCCCTGGAGTCGGACGACGTCGCCCGCATCCGCCAGGTCTTCGAGGCGCTCACCCAGGCCTCCCACAAGCTGGCCGAGGAGATGTACAAGAAGGCCGGGGCCGGAGGCGGCCAGGCCGGCCCGGGCGAAGGTCCGTCCGGACCCTCGGGGGGCGACGAGGGGGTCGTGGACGCGGATTTCGAAGAAGTGAAGTAA
- the hrcA gene encoding heat-inducible transcriptional repressor HrcA, giving the protein MDPSLSERDRRILGAVVEEFVQTAEPVGSRYLARKHSLGVSPATVRNAMSDLEELGYLTQPHTSAGRKPTDRGYRYYVDCLMSPELPSPGERRRLRRTLGSAEAADLEALLGSTSRLLSSAARQVGVVAAPRFEASVFRHIDFVFLREGRVLVVLVSQSGVVHHRPVTAPEIGSQAELDRMANYLNGLLEGLPLLEVKERIVAEMASEVALYDSLLRRALELGSQAVGGEGAEADVYLSDPASLFDQPEFSSAARMKAIFEAFEKKGRLLGLLDRASEAAGLHLLIGEENPLADLRECTLVTAPYRRQGRVLGTVGIIGPTRMDYPRVAGLVEYTARVLGEVLDSQ; this is encoded by the coding sequence ATGGACCCGAGTTTGAGCGAGAGGGATCGGCGCATCCTGGGTGCGGTCGTAGAGGAGTTCGTGCAGACCGCGGAGCCGGTGGGGTCGCGCTATCTGGCGCGAAAGCACAGCCTGGGGGTGTCTCCGGCCACCGTGCGCAACGCCATGTCCGACCTGGAGGAACTGGGCTACCTGACCCAGCCCCACACCTCGGCCGGCCGCAAGCCTACCGATCGGGGCTACCGGTACTACGTGGACTGCCTGATGAGCCCGGAGCTGCCTTCTCCGGGAGAGCGACGTCGCCTGCGGCGCACCCTGGGCAGCGCCGAAGCTGCGGATCTGGAAGCCCTGCTTGGCTCCACTTCCCGGCTCCTCTCCTCCGCCGCGCGGCAGGTGGGGGTCGTGGCGGCTCCCCGGTTCGAGGCGAGCGTCTTCCGGCACATCGACTTCGTCTTTCTGAGGGAGGGGCGGGTCCTGGTGGTGCTGGTCTCCCAATCCGGGGTGGTGCATCACCGCCCGGTGACGGCGCCGGAGATCGGCTCCCAGGCGGAGCTCGACCGCATGGCCAACTACTTGAACGGTCTCCTCGAGGGGCTGCCCCTGCTGGAGGTCAAGGAGCGGATCGTCGCCGAGATGGCAAGCGAGGTGGCGCTGTACGACTCCCTTCTGCGCCGGGCCCTGGAGCTGGGGAGCCAGGCCGTGGGCGGGGAAGGCGCCGAGGCAGACGTCTACCTGAGCGACCCCGCCTCGCTCTTCGATCAGCCGGAGTTCAGCAGCGCGGCCCGGATGAAGGCGATCTTCGAGGCCTTCGAGAAGAAGGGGCGCCTCCTGGGCCTCCTCGACCGGGCCTCCGAGGCGGCGGGGCTGCACCTGCTCATTGGAGAGGAGAATCCTCTGGCCGACCTGCGCGAGTGCACCCTGGTCACCGCGCCGTACCGGCGCCAGGGCCGGGTCCTGGGCACGGTGGGGATCATCGGCCCTACGCGCATGGATTACCCGAGGGTGGCCGGGCTCGTGGAGTATACGGCGCGCGTCCTGGGAGAGGTTCTCGATTCCCAGTGA
- a CDS encoding nucleotide exchange factor GrpE — translation MADETIGGSQTPGEGGHAPAEADASQGEMVSLDEILAEKDAQVDQLRAELLYQRAELENFKKRTERRYAESLEYAGEGLWRDLLPVLDNLERALVHGREGGAESFEALIQGLGHVTEQFRGVLARHGVEPVASEGARFDPAVHDALAQVPGEEDGRVAETYEKGYTLKGRLLRPAKVTVTKVAPAPGDG, via the coding sequence ATGGCAGACGAAACGATCGGGGGAAGCCAGACGCCGGGAGAGGGAGGGCATGCTCCGGCCGAGGCGGATGCTTCCCAGGGGGAGATGGTGTCCCTGGACGAGATCCTCGCGGAGAAGGACGCCCAAGTCGATCAACTGCGGGCCGAGCTGTTGTACCAGCGGGCCGAGCTGGAGAACTTCAAGAAGCGCACCGAGCGGCGTTACGCCGAGTCGTTGGAGTACGCGGGCGAGGGACTCTGGAGGGACCTCCTGCCGGTGCTCGACAACCTGGAGCGGGCGCTCGTTCACGGCCGGGAGGGCGGAGCGGAGAGCTTCGAGGCCCTGATCCAGGGCCTCGGCCACGTGACGGAGCAATTCCGCGGGGTCCTCGCCCGGCACGGGGTGGAGCCGGTGGCCTCCGAGGGGGCCCGCTTCGACCCGGCCGTGCACGATGCCCTGGCGCAGGTGCCGGGGGAAGAGGACGGCCGGGTGGCCGAGACCTACGAGAAGGGTTACACGCTCAAGGGAAGGCTCCTGCGGCCCGCGAAAGTTACGGTGACCAAGGTTGCCCCAGCCCCCGGCGATGGTTAA